Within Lysobacterales bacterium, the genomic segment CGATCCACCACGATCGAAGCGCCTTCGCCACCGGTCCGGTGGCGAAGACCGTCTGAAAGACGCGTGGGTCGCCGGTGCGGTGGCGCAGTGCGGCTACTGCCGACGGACAGATCATGGCCGCGGTCGCGCTGCTGGAAAGCAACCGCAATCCTGGCGACGACGACATCGATGCGGCGATGGCCGGCAATCTCTGCCGCTGCGCCACCTATCAACGCATCCGCGCGGCGATCAAGTCCGCGGCCGCGACGCTGGCCTGAGGAGCACGGACATGTTCCAACGGTCGCGACTCTCCGCCCTGGCCACCGCCATCGCGACACCCACGCTGTCGCGTCGCCAGTTCGTCCTCGGCGCCAGCCTGGTCGGAACGGCGCTGATGGTCGGCTGCCGCATGGACGCCGACGATGACGCTGCGCCTGCCGCCCACGCGACTGTCAAACCCGCGGCGGGTTCGCCGTTCGAGGCCTACATCGCGATCGCGGCCGATGGTTTCGTCACCGTGTATTCCAGCCAGTTCGACATGGGCCAGAACTCCTACCACGGCCTGGCGACACTGGTCGCGGAAGAACTCGACGTGGCGCTGGACAAGGTGCAGGTCGAAGGCCGCGCCGGCAATCCGACGTGGTACGGCAACCTCGTGATGGGCGGCGCGTTCCAGCTCCACCGGCGGCTCCAGCAGCATGCCTTCGTCGTGGGAGCGCTACGCACACGCAGAGCCAGCTGCGCCGCGCGCGAACTGCTGAAGCAGGCGGCCGCGACGCAGTGGAAGGTCGAGATCGGCGAACTCACGACCGCGAACGGCGAGGTCGTGCATGCCGACGGCCGCCGCGCGACTTACGCCAGCCTGATCGCCGCCGCCGCGCCTTTGCGGTGCTCGGCGAAGTGGCGTTGAACG encodes:
- a CDS encoding molybdopterin-dependent oxidoreductase, producing MFQRSRLSALATAIATPTLSRRQFVLGASLVGTALMVGCRMDADDDAAPAAHATVKPAAGSPFEAYIAIAADGFVTVYSSQFDMGQNSYHGLATLVAEELDVALDKVQVEGRAGNPTWYGNLVMGGAFQLHRRLQQHAFVVGALRTRRASCAARELLKQAAATQWKVEIGELTTANGEVVHADGRRATYASLIAAAAPLRCSAKWR